One window from the genome of Cricetulus griseus strain 17A/GY chromosome 2, alternate assembly CriGri-PICRH-1.0, whole genome shotgun sequence encodes:
- the Arid3c gene encoding AT-rich interactive domain-containing protein 3C isoform X4: MEALQRQQAARLAQGVGPLAPPRLPLPQPPLLGARTLQAEGALGVVRAEEEEDVEEDEEGEAPLAEQEAAEESHPGARCPNSPSNQPPGLQPHEWTYEEQFKQLYELDADPKRKEFLDDLFSFMQKRGTPVNRVPIMAKQVLDLYALFRLVTAKGGLVEVINRKVWREVTRGLSLPTTITSAAFTLRTQYMKYLYPYECETRALSSPGELQAAIDSNRREGRRQAYTTVPLFSLAGPTPRGAPGPASGHGPSPASTPSCPGPAQGSASGLPVHACAQLSPGPVKKEERLDGPLNLAGSGISSINMALEINGVVYTGILFARRQPVPASLGPTNPPPPSTGPPSSTLP; this comes from the exons ATGGAGGCCCTgcagaggcagcaggcagcaCGGCTGGCCCAAGGGGTGGGGCCTTTGGCCCCTCCACGCCTACCGCTTCCACAGCCTCCCCTGCTTGGCGCCCGGACCCTACAGGCTGAGGGAGCCTTGGGGGTGGTTAGggctgaagaagaggaggacgttgaagaagatgaggagggagaggcacCCTTAGCAGAACAGGAGGCAGCTGAGGAGAGCCATCCAGGAGCCCGGTGTCCCAACTCACCTTCCAACCAGCCCCCTGGACTCCAACCACACGAGTGGACCTATGAGGAACAGTTCAAGCAG CTGTATGAACTCGATGCGGACCCCAAGAGGAAGGAATTTCTGGATGACCTGTTTAGCTTCATGCAGAAGAGGG GAACGCCAGTGAACCGGGTGCCCATCATGGCCAAACAGGTGCTGGACCTGTATGCGTTGTTTCGCTTGGTGACAGCCAAGGGTGGCCTGGTGGAAGTCATCAACCGAAAAGTGTGGCGAGAAGTCACACGCGGCCTCAGTTTGCCAACCACCATCACCTCTGCCGCCTTCACACTACGCACCCA GTACATGAAGTATTTATACCCATACGAGTGCGAGACGCGGGCGCTCAGTTCCCCAGGGGAGCTCCAGGCTGCCATAGACAGCAATCGGCGTGAGGGCCGTCGCCAGGCCTACACCACCGTCCCGCTCTTCAGCTTAGCAGGGCCGACACCTCGGGGCGCTCCTGGTCCCGCCTCGGGTCATGGCCCCTCCCCGGCCTCGACCCCGAGCTGCCCCGGTCCCGCCCAGGGTTCTGCTTCAGGCTTGCCTGTGCACGCCTGCGCTCAACTGAGCCCGGGCCCTGTAAAGAAAG AAGAGCGATTGGATGGGCCCCTCAACCTGGCAGGCAGTGGCATCAGCAGTATCAACATGGCACTAGAGATCAATGGGGTGGTCTACACTG GTATCCTCTTTGCTCGCCGCCAGCCTGTGCCAGCTTCCTTGGGCCCAACCAATCCTCCTCCACCCTCTACAGGGCCCCCTTCCAGCACCTTGCCCTGA
- the Galt gene encoding galactose-1-phosphate uridylyltransferase isoform X4, producing the protein MCFHPWSDVTLPLMSVPEIRAVIDAWASVTEDLGAQYPWVQIFENKGAMMGCSNPHPHCQVWASSFLPDIAQREERSQQNYHSQHGEPLLLEYGRQELLRKERLVLSSEHWLVLVPFWAVWPFQTLLLPRRHVRRLPELTPAERDDLASIMKKLLTKYDNLFETSFPYSMGWHGAPTGLKTGAAYDHWQLHAHYYPPLLRSATVRKFMVGYEMLAQAQRDLTPEQAAERLRALPEVHYCLAKKDKETAAVA; encoded by the exons ATGTGCTTCCATCCCTGGTCGGATGTGACACTGCCACTCATGTCAGTCCCTGAGATCCGAGCTGTCATCGATGCCTGGGCTTCAGTCACCGAGGATCTGGGTGCCCAGTATCCTTGGGTGCAG ATCTTTGAAAACAAAGGAGCCATGATGGGCTGTtctaacccccacccccactgccag GTTTGGGCCAGCAGTTTCCTGCCAGATATTGCCCAGCGTGAAGAGCGATCCCAGCAGAACTATCACAGCCAGCATGGAGAACCTCTGTTACTGGAATATGGCCGCCAAGAACTCCTCAGGAAG GAACGTCTGGTCTTATCTAGTGAGCACTGGCTAGTCCTGGTCCCCTTCTGGGCAGTGTGGCCTTTCCAGACACTACTGCTGCCCCGCCGGCATGTACGTCGGCTACCTGAGCTGACCCCTGCTGAACGTGATG ATCTAGCCTCCATCATGAAGAAGCTATTGACCAAGTATGACAACCTATTTGAGACATCTTTTCCCTACTCCATGGGCTGGCATG GGGCTCCCACGGGATTAAAGACTGGAGCCGCCTATGACCACTGGCAGCTACATGCTCATTACTATCCCCCACTCCTGCGCTCTGCTACTGTCCGGAAATTCATGGTTGGCTATGAAATGCTTGCCCAGGCTCAGCGGGACCTCACTCCTGAACAG GCTGCAGAGAGACTAAGGGCGCTTCCTGAGGTACATTATTGCCTGgcaaagaaagacaaggaaacagCAGCTGTTGCTTGA
- the Arid3c gene encoding AT-rich interactive domain-containing protein 3C isoform X3: protein MEALQRQQAARLAQGVGPLAPPRLPLPQPPLLGARTLQAEGALGVVRAEEEEDVEEDEEGEAPLAEQEAAEESHPGARCPNSPSNQPPGLQPHEWTYEEQFKQLYELDADPKRKEFLDDLFSFMQKRGTPVNRVPIMAKQVLDLYALFRLVTAKGGLVEVINRKVWREVTRGLSLPTTITSAAFTLRTQYMKYLYPYECETRALSSPGELQAAIDSNRREGRRQAYTTVPLFSLAGPTPRGAPGPASGHGPSPASTPSCPGPAQGSASGLPVHACAQLSPGPVKKEETGVPPPRLALPVGLALEAAREKLAPEEPPEKRAVLMGSMDPPRLGAPPSFLPRGKVPLRGILFARRQPVPASLGPTNPPPPSTGPPSSTLP, encoded by the exons ATGGAGGCCCTgcagaggcagcaggcagcaCGGCTGGCCCAAGGGGTGGGGCCTTTGGCCCCTCCACGCCTACCGCTTCCACAGCCTCCCCTGCTTGGCGCCCGGACCCTACAGGCTGAGGGAGCCTTGGGGGTGGTTAGggctgaagaagaggaggacgttgaagaagatgaggagggagaggcacCCTTAGCAGAACAGGAGGCAGCTGAGGAGAGCCATCCAGGAGCCCGGTGTCCCAACTCACCTTCCAACCAGCCCCCTGGACTCCAACCACACGAGTGGACCTATGAGGAACAGTTCAAGCAG CTGTATGAACTCGATGCGGACCCCAAGAGGAAGGAATTTCTGGATGACCTGTTTAGCTTCATGCAGAAGAGGG GAACGCCAGTGAACCGGGTGCCCATCATGGCCAAACAGGTGCTGGACCTGTATGCGTTGTTTCGCTTGGTGACAGCCAAGGGTGGCCTGGTGGAAGTCATCAACCGAAAAGTGTGGCGAGAAGTCACACGCGGCCTCAGTTTGCCAACCACCATCACCTCTGCCGCCTTCACACTACGCACCCA GTACATGAAGTATTTATACCCATACGAGTGCGAGACGCGGGCGCTCAGTTCCCCAGGGGAGCTCCAGGCTGCCATAGACAGCAATCGGCGTGAGGGCCGTCGCCAGGCCTACACCACCGTCCCGCTCTTCAGCTTAGCAGGGCCGACACCTCGGGGCGCTCCTGGTCCCGCCTCGGGTCATGGCCCCTCCCCGGCCTCGACCCCGAGCTGCCCCGGTCCCGCCCAGGGTTCTGCTTCAGGCTTGCCTGTGCACGCCTGCGCTCAACTGAGCCCGGGCCCTGTAAAGAAAG aggaGACTGGGGTTCCACCCCCTCGTCTGGCACTACCTGTGGGCTTAGCCTTGGAGGCTGCACGGGAGAAGCTGGCACCAGAAGAGCCTCCAGAGAAGAGGGCTGTGTTGATGGGCTCCATGGACCCACCCCGGCTGGGTGCACCCCCCAGTTTCCTGCCCCGTGGCAAGGTTCCTCTAAGGG GTATCCTCTTTGCTCGCCGCCAGCCTGTGCCAGCTTCCTTGGGCCCAACCAATCCTCCTCCACCCTCTACAGGGCCCCCTTCCAGCACCTTGCCCTGA
- the Sigmar1 gene encoding sigma non-opioid intracellular receptor 1 isoform X3 — protein sequence MQWSLGRRWAWIALFLAVAAVLTQAVWLWLGTQNFVFQQEEIAQLARQYAGLDHELAFSRLIVELRRLHPGHVLPDEELQWVFVNAGGWMGAMCLLHASLSEYVLLFGTALGSRGHSGRYWAEISDTIISGTFHQWREGTTKSEVFYPAPRTSSPSSIPFAPMPGASGLSSPPTSLAKTPDQPGLKEDLWMDRSGQDHIHLLAGTHMHRQHHTPCRY from the exons ATGCAGTGGTCCTTGGGCCGGCGGTGGGCATGGATCGCCCTATTTCTGGCTGTTGCCGCGGTGCTGACCCAGGcggtgtggctgtggctgggtACTCAGAACTTCGTCTTCCAGCAAGAAGAGATAGCGCAGCTTGCTCGACAGTACGCTG GACTGGACCATGAGCTGGCCTTCTCTCGGCTGATCGTGGAGCTGCGGAGGCTGCACCCAGGCCACGTGCTGCCGGATGAGGAGCTGCAGTGGGTGTTTGTGAACGCCGGCGGCTGGATGGGCGCCATGTGTCTTCTGCACGCCTCGCTGTCTGAGTACGTGCTGCTCTTCGGCACCGCCCTGGGCTCCCGTGGCCATTCGG GGCGATATTGGGCTGAGATTTCTGACACCATCATCTCTGGCACTTTCCACCAGTGGAGAGAGGGCACCACGAAAAGTGAAGTCTTCTACCCAG CACCCAGGACTTCCTCACCCTCTTCTATACCCTTCGCTCCTATGCCCGGGGCCTCCGGCTTGAGCTCACCACCTACCTCTTTGGCCAAGACCCCTGACCAGCCAGGCCTGAAGGAAGACCTGTGGATGGACAGGAGTGGGCAGGACCACATTCATCTACTTGCTGGAACTCATATGCACAGACAGCACCATACACCATGCAGATATTAA
- the Galt gene encoding galactose-1-phosphate uridylyltransferase isoform X2, which yields MDSPTWAGDPVNLGGLMSQNGDDPEQRQQASEADAMAATFRASEHQHIRYNPLQDEWVLVSAHRMKRPWQGQVEPQLLKTVPRYDPLNPLCPGATRANGEVNPHYDSTFLFDNDFPALQPDAPDPGPSDHPLFRAEAARGVCKVMCFHPWSDVTLPLMSVPEIRAVIDAWASVTEDLGAQYPWVQIFENKGAMMGCSNPHPHCQVWASSFLPDIAQREERSQQNYHSQHGEPLLLEYGRQELLRKERLVLSSEHWLVLVPFWAVWPFQTLLLPRRHVRRLPELTPAERDDLASIMKKLLTKYDNLFETSFPYSMGWHGAPTGLKTGAAYDHWQLHAHYYPPLLRSATVRKFMVGYEMLAQAQRDLTPEQAAERLRALPEVHYCLAKKDKETAAVA from the exons ATGGACTCACCCACCTGGGCTGGCGATCCC GTCAATTTGGGTGGTCTCATGTCGCAAAACGGAGATGATCCTGAGCAGCGCCAGCAGGCGTCAGAGGCGGACGCCATGGCAGCGACCTTCCGGGCGAGCG AACACCAGCATATTCGCTACAATCCGCTCCAGGATGAGTGGGTGTTAGTGTCGGCCCATCGCATGAAGCGGCCCTGGCAAGGACAAGTGGAGCCCCAGCTTCTGAAGACAGTGCCCCGCTATGACCCACTCAACCCTCTGTGTCCCGGGGCCACACGAGCCAATGGGGAG GTGAATCCACACTATGACAGCACCTTCCTGTTTGACAATGACTTCCCAGCTCTGCAGCCCGATGCTCCGGATCCAG GACCCAGTGACCATCCTCTTTTTCGAGCAGAGGCGGCCAGAGGAGTTTG TAAGGTCATGTGCTTCCATCCCTGGTCGGATGTGACACTGCCACTCATGTCAGTCCCTGAGATCCGAGCTGTCATCGATGCCTGGGCTTCAGTCACCGAGGATCTGGGTGCCCAGTATCCTTGGGTGCAG ATCTTTGAAAACAAAGGAGCCATGATGGGCTGTtctaacccccacccccactgccag GTTTGGGCCAGCAGTTTCCTGCCAGATATTGCCCAGCGTGAAGAGCGATCCCAGCAGAACTATCACAGCCAGCATGGAGAACCTCTGTTACTGGAATATGGCCGCCAAGAACTCCTCAGGAAG GAACGTCTGGTCTTATCTAGTGAGCACTGGCTAGTCCTGGTCCCCTTCTGGGCAGTGTGGCCTTTCCAGACACTACTGCTGCCCCGCCGGCATGTACGTCGGCTACCTGAGCTGACCCCTGCTGAACGTGATG ATCTAGCCTCCATCATGAAGAAGCTATTGACCAAGTATGACAACCTATTTGAGACATCTTTTCCCTACTCCATGGGCTGGCATG GGGCTCCCACGGGATTAAAGACTGGAGCCGCCTATGACCACTGGCAGCTACATGCTCATTACTATCCCCCACTCCTGCGCTCTGCTACTGTCCGGAAATTCATGGTTGGCTATGAAATGCTTGCCCAGGCTCAGCGGGACCTCACTCCTGAACAG GCTGCAGAGAGACTAAGGGCGCTTCCTGAGGTACATTATTGCCTGgcaaagaaagacaaggaaacagCAGCTGTTGCTTGA
- the Arid3c gene encoding AT-rich interactive domain-containing protein 3C isoform X2 — translation MEALQRQQAARLAQGVGPLAPPRLPLPQPPLLGARTLQAEGALGVVRAEEEEDVEEDEEGEAPLAEQEAAEESHPGARCPNSPSNQPPGLQPHEWTYEEQFKQLYELDADPKRKEFLDDLFSFMQKRGTPVNRVPIMAKQVLDLYALFRLVTAKGGLVEVINRKVWREVTRGLSLPTTITSAAFTLRTQYMKYLYPYECETRALSSPGELQAAIDSNRREGRRQAYTTVPLFSLAGPTPRGAPGPASGHGPSPASTPSCPGPAQGSASGLPVHACAQLSPGPVKKEETGVPPPRLALPVGLALEAAREKLAPEEPPEKRAVLMGSMDPPRLGAPPSFLPRGKVPLREERLDGPLNLAGSGISSINMALEINGVVYTGILFARRQPVPASLGPTNPPPPSTGPPSSTLP, via the exons ATGGAGGCCCTgcagaggcagcaggcagcaCGGCTGGCCCAAGGGGTGGGGCCTTTGGCCCCTCCACGCCTACCGCTTCCACAGCCTCCCCTGCTTGGCGCCCGGACCCTACAGGCTGAGGGAGCCTTGGGGGTGGTTAGggctgaagaagaggaggacgttgaagaagatgaggagggagaggcacCCTTAGCAGAACAGGAGGCAGCTGAGGAGAGCCATCCAGGAGCCCGGTGTCCCAACTCACCTTCCAACCAGCCCCCTGGACTCCAACCACACGAGTGGACCTATGAGGAACAGTTCAAGCAG CTGTATGAACTCGATGCGGACCCCAAGAGGAAGGAATTTCTGGATGACCTGTTTAGCTTCATGCAGAAGAGGG GAACGCCAGTGAACCGGGTGCCCATCATGGCCAAACAGGTGCTGGACCTGTATGCGTTGTTTCGCTTGGTGACAGCCAAGGGTGGCCTGGTGGAAGTCATCAACCGAAAAGTGTGGCGAGAAGTCACACGCGGCCTCAGTTTGCCAACCACCATCACCTCTGCCGCCTTCACACTACGCACCCA GTACATGAAGTATTTATACCCATACGAGTGCGAGACGCGGGCGCTCAGTTCCCCAGGGGAGCTCCAGGCTGCCATAGACAGCAATCGGCGTGAGGGCCGTCGCCAGGCCTACACCACCGTCCCGCTCTTCAGCTTAGCAGGGCCGACACCTCGGGGCGCTCCTGGTCCCGCCTCGGGTCATGGCCCCTCCCCGGCCTCGACCCCGAGCTGCCCCGGTCCCGCCCAGGGTTCTGCTTCAGGCTTGCCTGTGCACGCCTGCGCTCAACTGAGCCCGGGCCCTGTAAAGAAAG aggaGACTGGGGTTCCACCCCCTCGTCTGGCACTACCTGTGGGCTTAGCCTTGGAGGCTGCACGGGAGAAGCTGGCACCAGAAGAGCCTCCAGAGAAGAGGGCTGTGTTGATGGGCTCCATGGACCCACCCCGGCTGGGTGCACCCCCCAGTTTCCTGCCCCGTGGCAAGGTTCCTCTAAGGG AAGAGCGATTGGATGGGCCCCTCAACCTGGCAGGCAGTGGCATCAGCAGTATCAACATGGCACTAGAGATCAATGGGGTGGTCTACACTG GTATCCTCTTTGCTCGCCGCCAGCCTGTGCCAGCTTCCTTGGGCCCAACCAATCCTCCTCCACCCTCTACAGGGCCCCCTTCCAGCACCTTGCCCTGA
- the Galt gene encoding galactose-1-phosphate uridylyltransferase isoform X3 has protein sequence MDSPTWAGDPVNLGGLMSQNGDDPEQRQQASEADAMAATFRASEHQHIRYNPLQDEWVLVSAHRMKRPWQGQVEPQLLKTVPRYDPLNPLCPGATRANGEVNPHYDSTFLFDNDFPALQPDAPDPGPSDHPLFRAEAARGVCKVMCFHPWSDVTLPLMSVPEIRAVIDAWASVTEDLGAQYPWVQIFENKGAMMGCSNPHPHCQVWASSFLPDIAQREERSQQNYHSQHGEPLLLEYGRQELLRKERLVLSSEHWLVLVPFWAVWPFQTLLLPRRHVRRLPELTPAERDDLASIMKKLLTKYDNLFETSFPYSMGWHGCRETKGAS, from the exons ATGGACTCACCCACCTGGGCTGGCGATCCC GTCAATTTGGGTGGTCTCATGTCGCAAAACGGAGATGATCCTGAGCAGCGCCAGCAGGCGTCAGAGGCGGACGCCATGGCAGCGACCTTCCGGGCGAGCG AACACCAGCATATTCGCTACAATCCGCTCCAGGATGAGTGGGTGTTAGTGTCGGCCCATCGCATGAAGCGGCCCTGGCAAGGACAAGTGGAGCCCCAGCTTCTGAAGACAGTGCCCCGCTATGACCCACTCAACCCTCTGTGTCCCGGGGCCACACGAGCCAATGGGGAG GTGAATCCACACTATGACAGCACCTTCCTGTTTGACAATGACTTCCCAGCTCTGCAGCCCGATGCTCCGGATCCAG GACCCAGTGACCATCCTCTTTTTCGAGCAGAGGCGGCCAGAGGAGTTTG TAAGGTCATGTGCTTCCATCCCTGGTCGGATGTGACACTGCCACTCATGTCAGTCCCTGAGATCCGAGCTGTCATCGATGCCTGGGCTTCAGTCACCGAGGATCTGGGTGCCCAGTATCCTTGGGTGCAG ATCTTTGAAAACAAAGGAGCCATGATGGGCTGTtctaacccccacccccactgccag GTTTGGGCCAGCAGTTTCCTGCCAGATATTGCCCAGCGTGAAGAGCGATCCCAGCAGAACTATCACAGCCAGCATGGAGAACCTCTGTTACTGGAATATGGCCGCCAAGAACTCCTCAGGAAG GAACGTCTGGTCTTATCTAGTGAGCACTGGCTAGTCCTGGTCCCCTTCTGGGCAGTGTGGCCTTTCCAGACACTACTGCTGCCCCGCCGGCATGTACGTCGGCTACCTGAGCTGACCCCTGCTGAACGTGATG ATCTAGCCTCCATCATGAAGAAGCTATTGACCAAGTATGACAACCTATTTGAGACATCTTTTCCCTACTCCATGGGCTGGCATG GCTGCAGAGAGACTAAGGGCGCTTCCTGA
- the Sigmar1 gene encoding sigma non-opioid intracellular receptor 1 isoform X2, with translation MQWSLGRRWAWIALFLAVAAVLTQAVWLWLGTQNFVFQQEEIAQLARQYAGLDHELAFSRLIVELRRLHPGHVLPDEELQWVFVNAGGWMGAMCLLHASLSEYVLLFGTALGSRGHSGRYWAEISDTIISGTFHQWREGTTKSEVFYPGETVVHGPGEATAVEWGPNTWMVEYGRGVIPSTLAFALADTVFSTQDFLTLFYTLRSYARGLRLELTTYLFGQDP, from the exons ATGCAGTGGTCCTTGGGCCGGCGGTGGGCATGGATCGCCCTATTTCTGGCTGTTGCCGCGGTGCTGACCCAGGcggtgtggctgtggctgggtACTCAGAACTTCGTCTTCCAGCAAGAAGAGATAGCGCAGCTTGCTCGACAGTACGCTG GACTGGACCATGAGCTGGCCTTCTCTCGGCTGATCGTGGAGCTGCGGAGGCTGCACCCAGGCCACGTGCTGCCGGATGAGGAGCTGCAGTGGGTGTTTGTGAACGCCGGCGGCTGGATGGGCGCCATGTGTCTTCTGCACGCCTCGCTGTCTGAGTACGTGCTGCTCTTCGGCACCGCCCTGGGCTCCCGTGGCCATTCGG GGCGATATTGGGCTGAGATTTCTGACACCATCATCTCTGGCACTTTCCACCAGTGGAGAGAGGGCACCACGAAAAGTGAAGTCTTCTACCCAG GAGAGACAGTTGTACACGGACCTGGAGAGGCAACGGCTGTGGAGTGGGGACCAAACACGTGGATGGTGGAGTACGGCCGAGGTGTCATTCCATCTACCTTGGCATTTGCACTGGCTGACACTGTCTTCAGCACCCAGGACTTCCTCACCCTCTTCTATACCCTTCGCTCCTATGCCCGGGGCCTCCGGCTTGAGCTCACCACCTACCTCTTTGGCCAAGACCCCTGA